A single genomic interval of Antarcticibacterium arcticum harbors:
- a CDS encoding Crp/Fnr family transcriptional regulator: protein MYKEILGHILKEIQLTPTEQEEFVSILSEVKVPKKEFLISPGQQVKAEYYVVSGCLMAYYMDEKGARHILQFAVEDWWISDFEAFFDSQPAQLYVETLEDSVLLEIKKDALEELYHRIPQFERFFRIKITGAFVALRSRVLSSLQKSGKQRYLEFCAAYPEIKERVPNSHIANYLGLKPESLSRIRKEL from the coding sequence ATGTATAAAGAAATTCTCGGCCACATCTTAAAGGAAATTCAACTAACTCCCACAGAGCAGGAAGAATTTGTAAGCATTCTTTCTGAAGTCAAGGTCCCGAAAAAGGAATTTCTTATTTCTCCCGGTCAACAGGTGAAGGCTGAATATTATGTGGTGAGCGGGTGCCTGATGGCTTATTATATGGATGAAAAGGGAGCCAGGCATATACTTCAATTTGCGGTTGAAGATTGGTGGATCTCAGATTTTGAAGCCTTCTTTGACAGCCAACCTGCACAGTTGTATGTAGAAACCCTTGAAGATTCAGTTCTTTTGGAAATAAAAAAGGACGCCCTGGAAGAATTGTACCATCGCATACCTCAATTTGAACGTTTTTTCAGGATTAAGATAACCGGTGCTTTTGTAGCTTTAAGAAGCAGGGTACTTTCTTCTCTTCAAAAATCGGGGAAACAACGGTATCTGGAATTTTGTGCAGCTTATCCCGAAATAAAAGAACGTGTTCCAAACTCCCATATCGCAAATTATCTGGGGCTGAAACCTGAAAGCCTGAGCCGAATTAGAAAAGAATTATAA
- a CDS encoding type 1 glutamine amidotransferase domain-containing protein, which translates to MKKILFVLTSNDEMGNTGHKTGFWIEEFAAPYYLLKDRGFDITIATPKGGQAPIDPNSEKEDAQTPATDRYYKDKETQDLLANTQLLSNIDSANFDAVFYPGGHGLLWDLVDDTISTNLIETMYAAGKPVAFVCHSPAILKNVKNVDGRPLVEGKKVTGFTNGEEAGVELTDVVPFLLEDMLKEKGGNYSKTGDWAPYAVEDGLLITGQNPASSEKVAEKLAEKLNR; encoded by the coding sequence ATGAAAAAAATATTGTTTGTTTTAACCAGCAATGATGAAATGGGAAACACCGGTCATAAAACTGGGTTTTGGATAGAAGAATTTGCAGCGCCATATTATTTACTTAAAGACCGCGGTTTTGATATTACCATTGCAACTCCTAAAGGAGGTCAGGCTCCAATTGATCCCAACAGTGAAAAAGAAGATGCGCAAACTCCTGCCACAGATAGGTATTATAAAGATAAGGAAACACAGGATTTATTGGCAAATACGCAACTTTTAAGTAACATAGATTCCGCAAATTTTGATGCCGTTTTTTATCCAGGTGGGCACGGTCTTTTATGGGACCTTGTGGATGATACAATATCAACAAACCTCATAGAGACAATGTACGCGGCAGGTAAGCCGGTAGCATTTGTGTGTCATTCTCCCGCAATTCTTAAAAATGTAAAAAATGTAGATGGAAGACCTTTGGTAGAAGGTAAAAAAGTGACCGGTTTCACCAATGGGGAAGAAGCCGGGGTAGAATTGACAGATGTTGTACCATTTTTGCTGGAAGATATGCTAAAGGAAAAAGGAGGAAATTACTCTAAAACCGGCGATTGGGCACCTTATGCGGTAGAAGATGGATTATTGATAACCGGGCAGAATCCCGCATCATCTGAAAAGGTTGCGGAAAAACTGGCTGAAAAATTAAATAGATAG
- a CDS encoding alkene reductase encodes MSKTQALLQEYNLNGLQLPNRLVMAPMTRSRAANAGNIPTGDLQGEYYAQRASAGLIISEGSQVSPQAVGYVNTPGIHTKEQVEGWKDVTKKVHQANGRIFIQLWHVGRMSHPDFHNGDLPLAPSAINPGGKSFTPEGFKDTVTPKAMTREEIKQTVQDFKNAAANAMEAGFDGVEIHSSNGYLFHQFFNATSNKRTDEYGGSKENRARFLFEVIEAIKEVMPENKIGLRLNPSLNDVFGMTMDEETIPTFDYIIGKLNQYDLAYLHLSEPFTDVSNIPFAVSEIAKRYRPLYKGTIIINSDFDQEKGNKVIDEGFADLVAFGKPYISNPDLAERFEQNIPLTDWDKDTFYTPGKEGYLDYEKKTEEVSL; translated from the coding sequence ATGAGTAAAACACAAGCATTATTACAAGAATATAATTTAAATGGGCTTCAATTACCCAACCGTTTGGTTATGGCTCCCATGACAAGAAGCCGTGCAGCGAATGCCGGAAATATCCCTACAGGAGACTTGCAGGGGGAATACTATGCCCAACGCGCCAGTGCGGGCCTTATAATTTCAGAAGGTTCTCAGGTTTCGCCCCAGGCTGTTGGCTATGTAAACACGCCGGGAATTCATACGAAGGAACAGGTTGAAGGCTGGAAGGACGTTACTAAAAAAGTTCATCAGGCCAACGGGAGGATTTTTATTCAGCTGTGGCACGTGGGTAGGATGTCTCATCCAGATTTTCATAATGGAGATTTGCCCCTTGCACCTTCGGCAATTAATCCGGGAGGTAAATCTTTTACTCCAGAGGGGTTTAAGGACACTGTAACTCCCAAGGCAATGACCAGGGAAGAAATAAAGCAAACCGTTCAGGATTTTAAAAATGCTGCTGCCAATGCTATGGAAGCCGGTTTTGACGGAGTTGAGATACATTCATCAAACGGGTACCTTTTCCACCAATTCTTTAACGCTACATCAAATAAGCGTACAGATGAATATGGTGGCAGTAAAGAAAACAGGGCAAGATTCCTTTTTGAAGTCATTGAGGCAATAAAGGAAGTGATGCCGGAAAACAAGATAGGTTTAAGGTTAAATCCTTCCCTTAATGATGTCTTCGGGATGACAATGGATGAGGAGACCATTCCTACTTTCGATTATATTATAGGAAAATTAAATCAATATGACCTTGCATATCTTCATTTGTCTGAACCATTTACAGATGTTTCAAATATCCCGTTTGCAGTAAGTGAAATTGCAAAACGTTACCGTCCCTTATACAAGGGAACTATCATAATTAACAGTGACTTTGACCAGGAAAAAGGAAATAAAGTTATAGATGAGGGTTTTGCAGATCTCGTGGCCTTTGGAAAACCTTATATTTCCAACCCCGATCTGGCCGAAAGGTTTGAACAGAATATTCCGTTGACAGATTGGGACAAGGATACTTTTTATACCCCGGGTAAAGAAGGATATCTTGACTATGAAAAGAAAACCGAAGAGGTTTCTCTTTAA
- a CDS encoding KTSC domain-containing protein — translation MKRVNEYKKLFSVEKEIDLKQLKTSYRNLVKEWHPDKFQESDERHAEAEIKSKQIIDGYHFLVSIAPETKMANLEEYNKTTSEAGIADFQHKGNVLEITFTDGTTYEYFGVSKPLFIKLINSDRQFRFAKRNIFTSFLYRKSKKDKELQPA, via the coding sequence ATGAAGCGTGTAAATGAATACAAGAAATTGTTTAGTGTTGAGAAAGAGATCGATCTTAAGCAGTTAAAAACCAGTTACAGAAATCTTGTAAAGGAATGGCACCCGGATAAATTTCAGGAAAGCGATGAGAGGCATGCCGAAGCAGAAATAAAGAGTAAACAGATCATAGACGGTTACCATTTTCTTGTGAGCATTGCACCTGAAACCAAAATGGCAAATTTGGAAGAGTATAATAAAACTACCTCTGAAGCGGGGATTGCCGATTTTCAGCATAAGGGGAATGTTTTGGAGATCACTTTTACAGATGGAACTACCTATGAGTACTTTGGGGTTTCAAAACCTCTTTTTATAAAACTAATAAATTCAGACAGGCAATTTCGTTTTGCCAAACGCAACATCTTTACTTCCTTTCTATATAGAAAGTCCAAAAAGGATAAAGAACTGCAGCCTGCATAA
- a CDS encoding cold-shock protein, with product MAKSQQTFNKIEKEKQRAKKREEKKKKKEERKSNPKGSDFDLVYVDEHGNLTNTPPDPSNKIEVDAEDIVLGVPRKEEGEEEETKKDKEGKVSFFDHSKGFGFIIDSMNQEKYFVHVSGLIDEIEENDKVTFELERGMKGMNAVRVKKI from the coding sequence ATGGCTAAATCGCAGCAAACATTTAATAAAATTGAAAAGGAAAAACAACGCGCCAAAAAACGTGAAGAAAAGAAAAAGAAGAAGGAGGAGCGCAAATCCAATCCAAAAGGAAGCGATTTTGATTTAGTGTATGTAGATGAACATGGAAATCTAACCAATACTCCTCCAGATCCCTCTAATAAGATCGAGGTGGATGCAGAGGATATAGTTCTTGGAGTACCAAGGAAAGAAGAAGGTGAAGAAGAAGAAACAAAGAAAGACAAAGAAGGTAAAGTGTCCTTTTTTGACCACTCTAAAGGTTTTGGTTTTATAATTGACAGCATGAACCAGGAAAAATACTTTGTTCACGTGAGCGGTCTTATAGATGAGATTGAAGAAAATGATAAAGTTACCTTTGAACTGGAACGCGGAATGAAAGGTATGAACGCCGTTCGTGTGAAAAAGATCTAA
- a CDS encoding EamA family transporter — translation MLKAPNTVLVILAFFSIYVIWGSTYLLNKVAVTELPPFMLASIRFTIAGLLIFFLCKIMRISLAITRKQLINTIIAGFLFLAFGNGVVVWALKYVDSGFAALQISAQPLVILILMWLIDGKKIKPMSMVGVILGIVGIYLLVSQKALINNENSILGMGMIFLCLLSWAYGSLFVSKASLPTNYFVNTGYQMFTGGILLMLASLAFGEPWSSPAVWSLPTQYSMILLIIFGSIVAFTSFNYLLKVVSPEKVATSTYVNPIIALLLGWYFLNEQITLQSVIAATVLLTGVYFINTRKKLVIYSRFWNKPGKGIAEEIEK, via the coding sequence ATGCTCAAAGCTCCAAACACCGTTCTGGTTATTTTAGCTTTTTTTTCCATTTACGTGATCTGGGGGTCAACATATCTTTTAAATAAGGTAGCCGTTACAGAACTTCCACCTTTTATGCTTGCCTCTATACGTTTTACTATAGCCGGTCTTCTTATATTCTTCCTGTGTAAGATCATGAGAATTAGCCTGGCTATTACCAGAAAGCAGTTGATCAATACCATTATTGCGGGATTTCTTTTTCTGGCATTTGGAAATGGAGTAGTGGTATGGGCCTTAAAATATGTTGACAGTGGGTTTGCAGCTTTGCAAATTTCTGCTCAACCCTTGGTTATTCTCATATTAATGTGGCTTATAGACGGTAAAAAGATCAAACCAATGTCTATGGTGGGAGTAATATTGGGAATAGTGGGTATCTATTTACTGGTAAGTCAAAAGGCTCTTATAAACAATGAAAATTCAATACTGGGAATGGGAATGATATTTTTGTGTTTATTAAGCTGGGCGTATGGGAGTTTATTCGTATCTAAAGCAAGCCTTCCAACAAATTATTTTGTGAATACGGGATACCAGATGTTTACAGGCGGAATTTTATTGATGCTGGCCAGTTTAGCATTTGGAGAGCCCTGGAGTTCTCCTGCGGTCTGGAGCCTTCCAACACAATATTCCATGATCCTGTTGATAATATTTGGCAGTATCGTGGCCTTCACTTCTTTTAATTATCTCTTAAAGGTAGTTTCTCCGGAAAAGGTTGCAACTTCAACCTATGTTAATCCCATAATCGCTCTTTTGCTCGGCTGGTATTTTTTAAATGAGCAAATCACCCTGCAGTCTGTAATTGCTGCAACCGTACTCCTAACGGGTGTTTATTTTATTAATACCCGTAAAAAACTGGTAATATATTCCAGATTTTGGAATAAGCCGGGAAAAGGAATTGCAGAAGAAATCGAAAAATAG
- a CDS encoding DUF6064 family protein, with amino-acid sequence MPFTIEEFLGVFESYNAAVWPMQIILNLLAVVCLFLLISSLKGKSAVINGVLIFLWLWMGLVYQIMYFTSISSIGFLFGALFVLQALIFSYFAYFRPENLSYRFKLNISGFVGIIFILYSLLIYPVFANDLGHIYPQTPTFGLPCPTTIFTFGILLFSLTRVRWYIMIIPLLWSLIGFSAAYNLGMTEDYFLVFAGVIAMILQFFKPEPDKSHKGLRIPGNRELHLE; translated from the coding sequence ATGCCTTTTACAATAGAAGAATTTCTCGGCGTTTTTGAATCCTATAATGCTGCTGTATGGCCTATGCAGATAATCCTTAATCTGTTAGCGGTGGTTTGCCTTTTCCTGTTGATCTCAAGTTTAAAAGGGAAATCGGCAGTCATTAACGGGGTTTTGATCTTTCTGTGGTTGTGGATGGGCCTGGTGTATCAAATAATGTATTTTACCAGCATTAGCAGTATTGGTTTTTTATTTGGTGCATTGTTTGTTTTGCAGGCTTTGATCTTTTCCTATTTTGCCTATTTCCGGCCTGAAAATCTTAGCTACAGGTTTAAATTAAATATTTCAGGATTTGTAGGGATCATTTTTATCCTTTACTCTCTGCTTATCTATCCTGTTTTTGCAAATGATCTTGGGCATATCTATCCCCAAACACCCACCTTCGGTTTGCCCTGTCCCACAACTATTTTTACATTCGGAATTCTTTTGTTTTCCCTGACAAGAGTAAGATGGTACATTATGATCATTCCATTATTATGGTCTCTCATTGGATTTTCAGCAGCTTATAATTTGGGAATGACCGAAGATTATTTTCTTGTTTTTGCAGGTGTTATTGCCATGATCCTCCAATTCTTTAAACCGGAACCGGACAAGAGCCATAAAGGTCTTAGAATTCCGGGAAACAGGGAACTTCACCTGGAATAA
- a CDS encoding APC family permease, whose amino-acid sequence MLKREISRWDLVLLLVNSTIGAGIFGLPSQIFNLSGFYSLPALFLCALIVLVLVLVFAEVASRFSKTGGPYLYILTAFGKIPAFIIGWLILITRVSTYAALINLMVTYLGYFNEVLVTPPFKISIIMGITAIFTWVNYLGVRNSTLLSNFLAIAKILPLLVFVVVGFFFINPELIEFSQSPPPLPDFAASVLILIFAFTGFEAVLVGTGEIKEPRRNIPFALIVSLSFVAVFYALIQYVSIGTLPGLAFSEKPITEAAYLFMGPVGATIITLGAIVSIGGTLNAVMLIGSRLPFALSEEKQFPKFFSYLHPENRTPIYSLFIFTAVTVIASITGSFIYAVSISVISKILIFLLVCAAMIKLRKKDTGTPRYFKLKYGYFFAFTGILASLALLLSSGISEFLDVIITVAAGLSLFGLYKYLSAKRKPS is encoded by the coding sequence ATGCTTAAACGTGAAATTTCCCGCTGGGATCTTGTTCTATTATTAGTAAACAGTACCATTGGTGCCGGAATTTTTGGTCTTCCATCCCAGATCTTTAATTTATCTGGTTTTTATAGCCTGCCCGCACTCTTTTTGTGCGCCCTGATCGTGCTGGTTTTAGTGTTGGTTTTTGCTGAAGTTGCAAGCCGTTTCTCAAAAACCGGCGGCCCTTACCTTTATATCCTTACAGCTTTTGGGAAGATCCCGGCTTTTATTATAGGCTGGCTTATACTTATTACAAGGGTTTCCACCTACGCGGCACTCATAAATTTAATGGTCACTTACCTTGGTTATTTTAACGAAGTGTTGGTTACTCCTCCATTTAAAATAAGTATTATAATGGGGATCACTGCCATTTTTACCTGGGTGAATTATCTTGGAGTGCGCAATTCAACTCTTTTAAGCAATTTTCTTGCAATTGCAAAGATCCTCCCGTTATTGGTATTTGTAGTTGTTGGGTTTTTCTTCATTAATCCGGAATTAATAGAGTTTTCCCAATCCCCTCCTCCCCTTCCCGATTTTGCTGCCTCGGTATTGATCCTCATTTTTGCCTTTACCGGTTTTGAGGCAGTACTTGTTGGCACAGGAGAAATAAAAGAACCCCGGCGAAATATTCCCTTTGCGCTCATTGTTTCCCTGTCTTTTGTAGCCGTTTTCTATGCTTTGATACAATATGTAAGCATTGGTACATTACCCGGATTGGCATTTTCAGAAAAACCAATTACCGAGGCTGCCTACCTTTTCATGGGGCCGGTGGGGGCAACAATTATAACCCTGGGTGCAATTGTATCTATTGGAGGTACGCTCAACGCGGTGATGTTAATTGGATCGCGCTTACCATTTGCGCTTAGCGAGGAAAAACAATTTCCCAAATTTTTCTCCTATCTCCACCCCGAAAACCGCACTCCAATTTATTCCCTGTTTATTTTTACCGCCGTTACCGTTATCGCCTCAATTACGGGTTCTTTTATTTATGCGGTATCTATAAGCGTTATTAGTAAGATCCTGATCTTTTTACTGGTATGTGCAGCAATGATAAAATTGCGAAAAAAAGATACTGGCACCCCCCGGTATTTCAAACTTAAATATGGATATTTCTTTGCGTTTACCGGAATTTTGGCTTCCCTGGCTTTATTGCTAAGTTCCGGGATCTCAGAATTTCTGGATGTGATAATAACTGTTGCAGCGGGATTGAGCCTGTTTGGACTTTATAAATATTTATCGGCCAAAAGAAAGCCTTCCTAA
- a CDS encoding VOC family protein — MIKFSSFLLIVTILTGCDFKNKTSTHMNNNKDQDKSLEPDDTIPKVTGIGGIFFFSDDPEKTKNWYSENLGLETNQWGSSFEFRNANRPEEINYLQWSPFKNGSNYFEPSKKEFMINYRVQNIEALVRNLKAKGVTVLDEIETFDYGKFVHIMDSEGNKIELWEPVDKVFTAMNLKTTK, encoded by the coding sequence ATGATCAAATTTTCTTCTTTCCTTTTAATAGTAACCATACTTACAGGATGTGATTTCAAAAATAAAACCAGCACACATATGAACAACAATAAGGACCAGGATAAATCTTTAGAACCTGATGATACAATTCCAAAAGTAACAGGAATTGGCGGTATTTTCTTTTTTTCAGATGATCCTGAAAAGACCAAGAATTGGTATTCTGAAAATCTGGGGCTCGAAACAAATCAATGGGGTTCCAGCTTTGAGTTTAGAAATGCCAACAGGCCGGAAGAAATTAATTATTTGCAATGGAGCCCCTTCAAAAATGGAAGTAATTATTTTGAGCCTTCTAAAAAGGAATTTATGATCAATTACCGGGTACAGAATATTGAAGCCCTGGTAAGAAATTTAAAAGCCAAGGGAGTGACTGTTCTGGATGAAATTGAAACTTTTGATTATGGGAAATTTGTTCATATAATGGATTCTGAAGGAAATAAAATAGAACTCTGGGAGCCTGTGGACAAAGTTTTTACCGCAATGAATTTAAAAACAACCAAATAA
- a CDS encoding DUF4251 domain-containing protein, whose protein sequence is MKSISGLFILSFIILLSAGCGSSKVEGGDQNYDALLSLVNSREFEIEQEWAIPLSGNTINLLGNPNYIRFKGNQVDLFLPYYGVRQSGGEYGGGDGGIKYVGPAEKLVIEENTRQNNIQIKFEGRQGTEDLQFFISLMPGGNTHTSVNSSERTAISYRGNVKVLK, encoded by the coding sequence ATGAAATCAATTTCCGGTTTGTTCATACTTTCTTTTATAATCCTGTTAAGCGCAGGCTGTGGGTCTTCCAAAGTTGAAGGGGGAGATCAAAATTATGATGCGCTCCTTAGCCTGGTAAATTCCAGGGAATTTGAAATAGAACAGGAGTGGGCTATACCCTTAAGTGGTAATACAATAAATCTTCTTGGAAATCCGAATTATATAAGGTTTAAAGGAAACCAGGTTGATTTATTCCTACCTTATTATGGAGTAAGGCAATCTGGCGGGGAATATGGTGGTGGAGATGGAGGAATTAAATATGTAGGACCGGCAGAGAAACTTGTCATTGAAGAAAATACCCGGCAAAATAACATTCAGATTAAATTTGAAGGCAGGCAGGGTACAGAAGATCTGCAATTTTTCATTAGTTTAATGCCCGGAGGAAATACCCACACATCTGTAAACAGTTCAGAACGTACGGCAATCTCATACCGCGGAAATGTAAAAGTTCTAAAATAG
- a CDS encoding HPF/RaiA family ribosome-associated protein: MDARFQYVKLDRSESLEDFTQKKLDKLENRYDWLISAEVHFKKHEPEAPKGHICNISLSAPGQNIFAESNEDSFEASAVETIKDLERQLEKRKAQMKAY; the protein is encoded by the coding sequence ATGGATGCGAGATTTCAATATGTAAAACTTGACAGAAGCGAAAGTCTGGAAGATTTCACTCAAAAAAAACTTGATAAACTTGAAAACCGATATGATTGGTTGATAAGTGCTGAAGTGCATTTCAAAAAACATGAACCTGAGGCACCAAAAGGCCACATTTGCAATATAAGTCTAAGTGCACCGGGACAAAATATTTTTGCAGAATCCAATGAGGATTCTTTTGAAGCTTCGGCTGTAGAGACGATCAAAGATCTTGAACGTCAATTAGAAAAGCGTAAAGCCCAGATGAAAGCTTATTAA
- a CDS encoding 4'-phosphopantetheinyl transferase family protein — translation MIGNDIVDLRLAAVESDPMRQRFLDKVFTKREQAVIFNASKPLKQLWLLWTMKEAAYKAHQRRFSLTRKFNPLVQQCVILSQSGDSASGEVKIGTRVYHITSIYNEKYIHSLASINPGATNFLWEILPSSADLRKDFLLDISQQYGIPAYSLAIEKDRNFVPVLMYKNKTFPIAFSFSKHGKFGAFSRELMNY, via the coding sequence GTGATTGGGAATGATATTGTTGACCTCAGGCTTGCAGCAGTGGAAAGCGATCCAATGCGCCAACGTTTCCTTGATAAGGTTTTTACAAAAAGGGAGCAGGCAGTTATTTTCAATGCTTCAAAGCCTTTAAAACAGTTGTGGCTGTTGTGGACCATGAAAGAGGCAGCCTATAAAGCCCACCAGCGGCGCTTTTCCTTAACAAGAAAATTCAATCCGCTAGTACAGCAATGTGTGATCTTAAGCCAATCCGGGGATTCTGCTTCGGGAGAGGTTAAAATTGGTACCCGGGTTTACCATATTACAAGTATTTATAATGAAAAATACATTCATAGTTTAGCTTCAATAAATCCAGGAGCAACGAATTTCCTTTGGGAGATCCTTCCTTCTTCCGCAGATCTCAGGAAAGACTTCTTATTGGATATTTCACAACAATACGGGATTCCTGCATACTCCCTGGCCATTGAAAAGGACAGAAATTTTGTACCTGTATTGATGTACAAAAACAAAACCTTCCCAATAGCTTTTTCCTTTTCAAAGCACGGAAAATTTGGAGCTTTTTCACGCGAGTTAATGAACTATTAA
- a CDS encoding phosphopantetheine-binding protein: MTDHILLKKLKRIVTPYVQHKAGLDEFGEQTDLLNDLQINSANLVDVVLDVEDEFNIEIDNDSMDGMLTVGDAMNVIKSKTALT; encoded by the coding sequence ATGACAGATCATATCCTGCTGAAAAAACTAAAGAGAATAGTTACACCCTATGTGCAGCATAAAGCCGGCTTAGATGAGTTTGGAGAGCAAACAGATCTTTTAAATGACCTCCAGATCAACTCTGCCAACCTGGTAGATGTGGTCCTGGATGTTGAAGATGAATTCAATATTGAAATAGACAACGACTCCATGGATGGAATGCTTACTGTGGGCGACGCCATGAATGTTATCAAATCAAAAACTGCTTTGACGTGA
- a CDS encoding beta-ketoacyl-[acyl-carrier-protein] synthase family protein, which yields MSRRVVITGMGVAAPNAVGLEEFESAIRSGKSGIRFFKELKELKFSCQIGGKPEISMEKLEENFTPLQLRGLNSSGIIYGVIAGCEAWKDAGLEKAPEQSPDWDSGIIFGTGILGVDKFREAIHLIDEGNTRRLGSTSVIQTMASGISAYLGGILGCGNLVTTNSSACTTGTEAVLMGYERIKSGKAKRMLVGSCADHGPYVWGGFDAMRILPGNYNHAPQSASRPMSKTATGFVPGSGAGALLLEDYEEAIARGAVIYAEVLGGEVNSGGQRGGGSMTAANNEAVQRCITGALQNSDISASDIDLINGHLTATSRDVVEIENWITALDRNGRDFPYINSLKGMTGHCLSASGSIECVAAVLQLHKGFVFGNVNSGDLAPEIEKLVPRQNIPLHTVEGNFNILAKASFGFGDVNAVAIFKKVNS from the coding sequence ATGAGTCGTCGGGTTGTAATAACGGGAATGGGCGTAGCAGCTCCCAATGCTGTGGGATTGGAGGAGTTTGAGTCGGCAATCAGATCTGGGAAAAGCGGAATACGGTTTTTCAAGGAGCTTAAAGAATTAAAATTCAGTTGCCAGATAGGAGGGAAGCCCGAAATTTCAATGGAAAAACTGGAAGAAAATTTTACCCCGCTGCAATTACGTGGCTTAAACAGTAGCGGAATTATATATGGTGTTATTGCAGGATGTGAGGCGTGGAAAGATGCCGGACTTGAAAAAGCCCCCGAACAGTCACCAGATTGGGATTCCGGGATCATATTTGGAACAGGTATCCTGGGGGTAGATAAATTCAGGGAAGCCATTCATTTAATAGATGAGGGAAACACCCGCAGGCTGGGCAGTACCAGTGTAATCCAGACCATGGCCAGTGGTATTAGTGCATATTTGGGCGGGATTCTTGGCTGCGGAAATCTTGTAACCACCAATTCCTCTGCCTGCACCACGGGAACCGAAGCGGTACTTATGGGATATGAAAGAATTAAAAGCGGAAAGGCTAAACGAATGCTTGTGGGAAGTTGTGCCGACCATGGCCCATACGTGTGGGGAGGGTTTGACGCAATGCGAATTTTACCGGGAAATTACAATCATGCCCCACAGAGCGCTTCCCGGCCTATGAGCAAAACAGCCACAGGTTTTGTGCCAGGAAGTGGGGCAGGAGCACTCCTTCTGGAAGATTACGAGGAGGCAATAGCACGGGGTGCAGTTATTTATGCTGAAGTACTTGGAGGAGAGGTGAACAGTGGAGGACAAAGAGGAGGGGGGAGTATGACGGCCGCAAATAATGAAGCGGTGCAACGATGTATCACAGGTGCACTTCAAAATTCAGATATTTCTGCCTCAGATATTGATCTTATAAATGGTCACCTTACAGCTACTTCGCGGGATGTAGTAGAAATTGAAAACTGGATCACAGCATTGGACAGGAACGGACGGGATTTTCCTTATATTAATTCGCTAAAAGGAATGACGGGGCATTGCCTTAGCGCTTCCGGCAGTATAGAATGCGTTGCAGCAGTGCTGCAACTTCACAAAGGTTTTGTATTTGGAAATGTGAACAGCGGGGATCTTGCTCCTGAAATAGAAAAACTGGTACCTAGACAGAATATTCCACTTCACACTGTGGAGGGAAATTTTAATATTCTGGCCAAGGCAAGTTTTGGTTTTGGTGATGTAAATGCAGTAGCGATCTTTAAAAAGGTCAATTCCTGA
- a CDS encoding 3-hydroxyacyl-ACP dehydratase FabZ family protein — protein sequence MKLTEIISHLPYSFPFLFVDEITRIDEKGVEGNYLFRPDAFFYRGHFKDAPVTPGVILTECMAQIGVVCLGIYLLETERSQEKNIQIAMSSSEVDFFQPVLPGEMVKVVSQKEYFRFNKLKCITEMYNSKGKLVCRGKIAGMVFQPENKFKKEILDK from the coding sequence TTGAAGTTAACAGAAATCATTTCCCATCTGCCTTATTCCTTCCCCTTTCTATTTGTTGATGAGATCACAAGGATCGATGAGAAGGGAGTGGAAGGAAATTATTTATTCCGGCCAGACGCATTTTTTTATCGGGGACATTTTAAAGATGCTCCTGTCACTCCCGGTGTGATCCTTACTGAATGTATGGCCCAAATAGGGGTGGTATGTTTAGGGATCTATTTACTGGAAACAGAGAGGTCACAGGAAAAAAATATTCAAATAGCTATGAGTTCTTCTGAAGTAGATTTTTTCCAGCCTGTTCTCCCGGGTGAAATGGTTAAAGTGGTATCCCAAAAAGAATATTTCAGGTTTAATAAATTGAAATGCATTACAGAAATGTATAATAGCAAGGGTAAGCTCGTATGCAGGGGTAAAATTGCCGGGATGGTTTTTCAACCCGAAAATAAATTTAAAAAAGAGATTCTTGACAAATAA